The following coding sequences lie in one bacterium genomic window:
- a CDS encoding VTT domain-containing protein gives MDFISQILDFLSHLDTRLEQAAVDHGAWTYWLIFLIVFAETGLVVAAFLPGDTLLFAAGTFAGAGHLNVYELAIGIHLAAVLGDSANYWLARKLGHQVLVKWTKMIRPGYLRKATMFYRKHGVKAVLVSRFIPTFRTFVPFIAGLSKMRYSRFVLASVIGSFAWVMVFVLGGFFFGSIPWVRQNFVLAIIIVAFLTIVPTSIALLRSRALSRRSS, from the coding sequence ATGGATTTCATCTCCCAGATACTCGATTTTCTTTCGCATTTGGATACACGGCTTGAGCAAGCCGCCGTCGATCATGGCGCGTGGACTTACTGGCTGATTTTCCTGATCGTCTTCGCCGAGACGGGTTTGGTGGTTGCCGCATTTTTGCCCGGTGACACGTTGTTGTTCGCAGCGGGGACATTTGCCGGCGCAGGTCATTTGAATGTCTATGAACTCGCGATTGGGATCCACCTGGCGGCAGTCTTAGGTGATTCGGCCAATTATTGGCTCGCGCGGAAGCTTGGCCATCAGGTTTTGGTCAAATGGACGAAGATGATTCGTCCGGGATACTTGCGTAAGGCGACCATGTTTTACCGCAAGCATGGCGTGAAGGCGGTACTGGTTTCGAGGTTCATTCCCACCTTTCGCACTTTCGTTCCGTTTATCGCGGGCTTGTCGAAGATGCGCTACTCCCGGTTTGTGCTGGCGAGTGTCATAGGGAGTTTCGCGTGGGTCATGGTTTTTGTGCTCGGAGGTTTCTTTTTCGGGTCTATTCCTTGGGTCAGGCAGAACTTCGTGCTGGCCATTATCATTGTCGCGTTCTTGACGATTGTTCCCACTTCGATTGCCCTGCTTCGCTCGCGAGCATTAAGTAGACGCTCATCATAA
- a CDS encoding protein-L-isoaspartate(D-aspartate) O-methyltransferase, translating to MRNYKLTRDEMVLTQLRRRGIQDERVLEIMARVKRHEFVDEAFQNRAYEDTPLPIEQGQTISQPFIVARMTELLEIQPTDRVLEIGTGSGYQAAILGHLASKVFTIERHFELAKTARLRLEACGLTNVLVKHGDGTIGWSEHAPFDKILITAAAPQLPKTLATQLREGGRMIFPMGAEREQKLVVVDKVGGELQQREMGVVSFVPLIGREGFSDPGADPRQYMSGRSAVR from the coding sequence ATGAGAAATTATAAGTTAACCCGAGATGAGATGGTGCTTACCCAGTTGCGACGCAGGGGAATCCAAGACGAGCGCGTTCTTGAGATCATGGCCAGAGTGAAACGCCACGAGTTCGTTGACGAGGCGTTCCAGAACAGAGCGTACGAGGATACGCCTCTGCCGATTGAGCAAGGGCAGACGATCAGCCAACCGTTCATTGTTGCGCGGATGACAGAGCTGCTGGAGATCCAGCCAACTGATAGAGTCTTGGAAATCGGTACGGGATCGGGCTATCAAGCGGCCATTCTTGGGCATCTTGCCAGCAAGGTCTTTACCATTGAACGTCACTTCGAGTTGGCGAAGACCGCACGATTGAGGTTGGAAGCTTGCGGGTTGACGAATGTTCTTGTGAAGCACGGCGACGGGACAATCGGCTGGTCGGAGCATGCTCCGTTTGATAAGATACTAATCACTGCAGCGGCTCCGCAGTTGCCGAAGACCTTGGCGACGCAGCTACGTGAAGGCGGGAGAATGATCTTTCCGATGGGCGCGGAACGCGAGCAGAAGCTTGTGGTGGTTGACAAAGTTGGCGGCGAATTGCAGCAGCGGGAAATGGGAGTTGTATCATTCGTGCCATTGATAGGGCGAGAGGGATTTAGTGATCCGGGAGCGGATCCAAGACAATACATGTCGGGGCGTAGCGCAGTCCGGTAG
- a CDS encoding MerR family transcriptional regulator, with product MKDIEARDSRAPQLRKLYYSISEVSERIGVHQHVLRYWESEFPQLHPKKGRGGNRLYTENDLALITRIHDLLHNKKFTIAGARKQLELGFDEPEQVETDTSLLELVRRELKEILEMIDSSGRGAAR from the coding sequence CGCGTGCTCCTCAGCTTCGCAAGCTTTACTATTCGATCAGCGAGGTTTCAGAGCGAATCGGTGTGCATCAGCACGTTTTGCGCTATTGGGAAAGTGAGTTTCCGCAGCTTCACCCGAAAAAGGGTCGGGGGGGAAACCGATTGTACACTGAGAATGATCTCGCATTGATCACGAGAATTCACGACCTTTTGCACAATAAGAAATTTACAATTGCGGGTGCAAGGAAGCAGCTTGAGTTAGGTTTTGATGAGCCGGAGCAGGTTGAGACGGACACCAGCCTGCTGGAGTTAGTTCGCCGAGAGTTGAAAGAGATATTGGAGATGATAGATTCGTCGGGGCGTGGCGCAGCCCGGTAG
- a CDS encoding SOS response-associated peptidase, with the protein MCNAYGTIGYSRSAFVHDLLGIPRNLDYDRPMRIVRPTDMVPVLRKSGTEFVQAEMRWGLIPGWSKQMPDRPLTNARSETVEDLRSFSASFRERRCIMPAGEFYEWTKSRKRRTFVPADEEFLFAGLWDEWFDESKSIQSCVLLTTSANEIVSPVHDRMPVILKPDDVKAWLEPETPLPSIRDLLKPLESELILLLPDEPEGSSQTSLF; encoded by the coding sequence ATGTGCAACGCATATGGAACCATCGGCTACTCGAGAAGTGCATTTGTTCATGACCTGCTCGGGATTCCCCGGAATCTTGACTACGACCGTCCCATGCGAATTGTCAGACCGACAGATATGGTGCCAGTTTTACGCAAGTCGGGAACGGAGTTTGTGCAGGCCGAAATGCGCTGGGGTTTAATCCCCGGCTGGTCGAAGCAAATGCCGGATCGACCTTTGACCAATGCCAGATCCGAAACGGTTGAGGATTTGCGCTCATTTTCCGCTTCATTTCGAGAACGCCGATGCATCATGCCTGCGGGAGAGTTCTACGAGTGGACGAAGTCGAGGAAGCGCCGCACGTTCGTTCCGGCCGATGAAGAGTTCCTGTTCGCGGGATTGTGGGATGAGTGGTTTGACGAATCGAAAAGCATTCAGAGTTGTGTGCTGTTAACCACCAGTGCAAATGAAATCGTCTCGCCAGTTCACGATCGAATGCCGGTCATCCTGAAGCCTGATGACGTGAAGGCCTGGCTTGAACCGGAAACGCCATTGCCAAGTATTCGGGACCTCCTGAAGCCTTTGGAGAGTGAACTGATCTTGCTTCTGCCTGATGAGCCTGAAGGTTCCTCGCAAACGTCGCTGTTTTAA
- a CDS encoding alpha/beta hydrolase, whose amino-acid sequence MRRESLRLEFADYFLAAERLARGEELSDPAIILLHDALGCMATWREFPEQLFEATGFDVVMYDRRGHGESSALSDCQRTSAYLEEDARRMPEILDKLGVTRAILVGHSDGGSIALVAAAMWPKRVASIVSIAAHVMLEEVTIQGVMNTVATADDTRLLERLRKYHGDKTQRLYTVWHETWLNPAHREWNLLQYLPQIQCPVLVMQGELDEYGSIEQVNAIVDGVGKKARAAMYAGVGHAPQREIEMEVVGEIADFLRSCYLERR is encoded by the coding sequence GTGCGGCGGGAATCGCTACGACTTGAGTTTGCGGATTACTTTCTGGCCGCGGAGCGGTTGGCGCGGGGGGAAGAATTAAGCGACCCGGCGATTATTCTTTTGCATGACGCATTGGGGTGCATGGCGACATGGAGAGAGTTTCCAGAGCAACTCTTCGAGGCAACTGGATTTGATGTAGTGATGTATGATCGGCGGGGGCACGGGGAGTCGTCGGCGCTTTCTGATTGTCAGCGGACGAGCGCTTATCTGGAAGAGGATGCACGGCGGATGCCGGAGATCTTGGATAAGCTGGGTGTAACGCGCGCGATTTTAGTGGGGCATAGTGACGGAGGTTCGATTGCGCTGGTGGCGGCGGCAATGTGGCCGAAACGTGTGGCCTCAATCGTCTCGATTGCGGCGCATGTGATGCTGGAAGAGGTGACGATTCAAGGTGTGATGAATACAGTCGCGACGGCCGACGACACGCGACTGTTGGAACGATTGCGGAAGTATCACGGCGACAAAACACAACGGCTGTACACAGTTTGGCACGAGACGTGGTTGAATCCCGCGCATCGTGAGTGGAATCTGCTTCAGTATCTGCCTCAGATACAGTGCCCGGTGCTGGTGATGCAGGGGGAGCTGGATGAATATGGCTCGATTGAGCAGGTGAATGCGATTGTCGACGGAGTGGGGAAGAAGGCGCGGGCGGCGATGTACGCTGGCGTGGGACACGCTCCGCAACGGGAGATTGAGATGGAAGTTGTGGGGGAGATTGCGGATTTCCTTAGAAGTTGTTATTTGGAGAGGCGCTGA
- a CDS encoding class I SAM-dependent rRNA methyltransferase gives MSQSSYPKVVLKKGAQDRVFKGHPWIFANELQDGFQIHEPGSFVRVEDERRRLYGIASLNRHSLIAARVFTRDDEQIDRDFVFRRLDAARDMRVRVLGDDRVCRIAFSEADGIPGVILDRFDRLAVYQSLTAGSESIVDHVVDWICTRLNPAHIVAANDSTMRTLEGLQAERKVILGELEDTHIFEQDGLKLLADPVKGQKTGYFLDQRVNRKLMQSFIRGGERVLDLFCYSGAFGLYALSAGAGFVHFVDGSDRALKLASDVSELNNFAGRALFTKADIFEWLKDVQEQYDVVSVDPPALAKSRSKATVALRGYRDLNARAMKWVKPGGLLLTSSCSGLISRVNWRKSLEEAAFKSRRTVRFLAFGTQAPDHPVLSAMPESEYLKFAVAQVL, from the coding sequence ATGTCGCAATCTTCATATCCGAAAGTTGTCCTGAAGAAGGGTGCACAGGATCGAGTGTTCAAGGGACATCCTTGGATATTTGCGAATGAATTGCAGGATGGTTTTCAAATACACGAGCCGGGCAGCTTTGTGCGAGTCGAGGACGAGAGGAGAAGACTCTACGGTATCGCATCTCTCAACCGACACAGTTTGATCGCGGCGAGAGTATTCACTCGAGATGACGAGCAGATCGATCGGGACTTTGTGTTCAGGAGACTGGATGCAGCGAGGGACATGCGAGTGCGGGTATTGGGAGACGACAGAGTCTGCAGAATCGCATTCAGTGAAGCGGACGGCATTCCCGGCGTCATTCTGGACCGATTCGACAGATTGGCAGTCTATCAGAGTCTAACAGCAGGCAGCGAGAGTATTGTGGATCATGTCGTGGATTGGATTTGCACACGGCTCAATCCTGCGCACATTGTGGCCGCAAACGATTCTACCATGCGAACGCTCGAAGGATTGCAGGCCGAGCGCAAGGTCATTCTCGGCGAACTCGAGGATACGCATATCTTCGAGCAGGATGGACTTAAGCTGCTTGCTGATCCGGTCAAGGGCCAGAAAACCGGCTATTTCCTTGACCAGCGCGTGAATCGAAAGTTGATGCAATCATTCATCCGCGGCGGCGAACGAGTGCTCGACTTGTTTTGCTATTCGGGAGCATTTGGTCTGTATGCGTTGTCAGCGGGAGCTGGTTTCGTACATTTCGTGGACGGATCAGACCGCGCGCTTAAACTGGCGAGTGACGTCAGTGAACTGAACAACTTCGCGGGCCGCGCACTTTTTACGAAAGCCGACATCTTCGAGTGGTTGAAGGATGTTCAGGAACAGTATGATGTCGTCAGTGTCGATCCGCCAGCACTGGCCAAGAGCCGCAGCAAGGCAACGGTTGCTTTGCGCGGTTATCGCGACTTGAATGCGCGGGCCATGAAATGGGTGAAGCCGGGGGGATTACTATTGACATCGAGCTGTTCCGGGCTAATTTCGCGAGTAAATTGGAGAAAGTCCCTTGAAGAAGCGGCTTTTAAGAGCCGCAGGACCGTACGTTTTCTGGCCTTTGGGACGCAGGCACCGGATCATCCTGTCTTGTCAGCGATGCCGGAATCAGAGTATTTGAAATTTGCTGTTGCGCAGGTTCTGTAA
- a CDS encoding DedA family protein translates to MPKPHFIRRLYDWTVAWAARPSALIALFSIAFVESSFFPIPPDVLLIVMCVGAYQRWYVYALMCSLGSVFGGMLGYGIGYAMKDTLGWWLLVWIGKLIGHTPEYIQQTAQHYFDQYGAWAVGIAGFTPIPYKVFTITAGWFEMNFPTFVIASALSRSARFFLVAGIIGLTYKKYGDRITVFIDKYFNQLTIVFTVLLIGGFLVLKVLK, encoded by the coding sequence TTGCCCAAGCCACATTTTATCCGCAGGCTCTATGACTGGACAGTCGCCTGGGCGGCGCGCCCGTCCGCGCTGATCGCACTATTTTCAATCGCTTTCGTCGAGTCGTCGTTCTTTCCGATCCCGCCGGACGTTCTGTTGATTGTGATGTGTGTCGGGGCATATCAGCGCTGGTATGTCTATGCACTGATGTGCTCGCTTGGTTCGGTGTTCGGCGGAATGTTAGGCTATGGCATTGGGTATGCGATGAAGGACACACTTGGATGGTGGCTACTGGTGTGGATCGGCAAGTTGATTGGTCATACTCCGGAGTACATTCAGCAAACGGCACAACACTATTTTGATCAATACGGAGCCTGGGCTGTGGGGATTGCGGGTTTTACGCCGATTCCTTACAAGGTGTTCACGATAACGGCGGGTTGGTTCGAGATGAACTTCCCGACATTTGTGATTGCATCGGCACTGTCGAGGAGTGCGCGGTTCTTTCTGGTGGCAGGTATCATTGGGTTGACTTATAAGAAATACGGCGACAGAATCACTGTCTTCATTGACAAGTACTTCAATCAGCTTACGATCGTGTTCACGGTGCTGCTGATTGGCGGGTTCTTGGTGTTGAAGGTGTTAAAGTAG
- a CDS encoding SIR2 family protein, with protein sequence MLEIENQHNFEVALRNQINLFVGAGFSVLAKNKFGDTLPTGIQLKEDLASKFAMADVESLSLSQLCTIIESTSSEEFRAFIVDKMTVVDHSEKYLAIDKLDINSIFTTNVDDLLLKIYSKSDRHYSNDVYIKGPHYGDSSGVDILPLHGSIYNSDRRMTFGSAETASAFDLDPTHFRYLVARLKKSPTIFWGYKLADSGILNAIAQAMHGPGEQPDRWIVIPEKYLDANTRKFFKALRFQIIVSSTEEFLDYLLELSIAPSSSHDSSVHSGKLEFPEFSVPELGKAPARPIREFYEGAAPVWSDIFQSQLFRTSHYDEIRNHVNAGKTVVITGVPACGKTTLLMQLAASMSYEGIKLIMDFCSKEKALTIINLLRSRRALIFLDNISDSVEAFDEFRAHENIRIISADREYNYEIVSHLVSHGSTIIDVTELTAQDKQELRKRIPDAVRRVRAEHFEVTDRPTSIFELIQEEVNFPRLNERYSSVFQQLEESDWRLTDLLLVVCYLHSCRTPCALDTLIGYFERSVRNYEEIHELIARLGSLVTDYSGQFMDTNQDYFSPRSNIVSEAVLRQSPADALRRMLKRFRQNVRPWQIPRYDIFKRYAYDRRLAERAFPNWLAGRDYYEEIFEETRSPWVRQQGALYLSRKEQHQLAFQWIDQAVNMTNYDIWSIRNSHAVILYRANINQNPSNPTVQESLKNSMQILARCYSSDKRKLFHALTFAEQAIGYRDVFGLTREAKEYLEQANLWLEEEASLQSTNRVRVLRKQIREKLSNTIQTDR encoded by the coding sequence ATGTTGGAAATCGAGAATCAACACAATTTTGAAGTTGCGCTTCGCAATCAAATCAACTTGTTTGTTGGGGCGGGATTTTCTGTATTGGCGAAGAACAAGTTCGGTGATACACTCCCCACTGGAATCCAGCTCAAAGAGGATCTAGCTTCGAAGTTTGCTATGGCAGATGTCGAAAGCTTGTCCCTCTCACAACTTTGCACCATTATCGAATCTACTAGTTCCGAGGAGTTTCGGGCGTTCATCGTTGACAAAATGACAGTCGTCGACCACTCTGAGAAGTACCTTGCGATTGATAAACTCGATATCAATTCGATCTTTACTACAAATGTCGATGATTTGCTCTTGAAGATCTACTCAAAATCTGACCGCCATTATTCGAATGACGTCTATATTAAGGGTCCGCATTATGGCGATAGTAGCGGAGTTGATATATTACCTTTACACGGGTCAATTTACAATAGTGACCGTAGAATGACCTTTGGAAGCGCAGAAACGGCATCAGCCTTTGATCTTGACCCCACCCATTTTCGGTATCTCGTAGCAAGACTAAAAAAGTCTCCGACAATTTTCTGGGGATACAAGCTGGCAGATTCTGGAATACTTAATGCAATCGCACAAGCAATGCACGGGCCGGGAGAGCAACCCGACCGCTGGATCGTTATTCCTGAGAAGTACCTGGATGCTAATACTCGGAAGTTCTTTAAAGCACTAAGGTTTCAGATTATTGTCAGCTCGACTGAGGAGTTTCTTGACTATTTATTGGAGCTTAGTATAGCGCCCTCATCGTCGCATGATTCAAGCGTTCATTCAGGGAAACTCGAGTTTCCGGAATTTTCAGTCCCGGAATTAGGAAAGGCGCCGGCACGTCCAATACGAGAGTTTTATGAAGGCGCGGCTCCAGTGTGGAGCGACATTTTTCAAAGCCAACTGTTTAGGACAAGCCACTATGACGAGATTCGGAATCACGTCAATGCAGGGAAGACAGTAGTAATCACTGGTGTGCCTGCGTGTGGCAAGACCACTTTGCTAATGCAGCTTGCTGCTTCAATGTCTTATGAAGGTATAAAGCTCATTATGGATTTCTGCAGCAAGGAGAAAGCACTTACAATCATAAATCTTCTGCGCTCACGAAGAGCACTCATATTTCTGGACAATATTTCTGATTCGGTAGAGGCTTTCGACGAATTTCGCGCGCATGAAAACATTCGAATCATCTCGGCCGATAGGGAGTACAACTATGAAATTGTCTCCCATTTGGTTTCTCACGGGTCAACAATAATTGACGTGACAGAGCTTACCGCGCAAGATAAGCAGGAACTGCGAAAACGTATTCCGGATGCAGTAAGACGAGTTCGTGCCGAACACTTTGAAGTGACTGATCGTCCAACTTCAATATTCGAACTAATTCAAGAAGAGGTAAATTTCCCAAGACTTAATGAAAGGTATTCAAGTGTATTCCAACAGCTTGAAGAGTCAGACTGGCGACTCACCGATCTCTTGCTAGTAGTATGTTATTTACATTCATGCCGCACACCATGCGCCTTGGACACATTGATTGGATACTTTGAGAGAAGCGTTAGGAATTATGAGGAAATTCACGAGCTAATTGCTCGACTAGGTTCACTGGTAACTGATTATTCCGGGCAATTTATGGACACTAATCAGGACTACTTCAGTCCTCGATCCAATATTGTTTCCGAGGCTGTATTGCGTCAGTCTCCTGCAGATGCTCTTCGTAGAATGTTGAAGCGGTTTAGACAGAATGTTCGCCCATGGCAAATTCCTCGCTACGACATTTTTAAGCGATACGCATATGACCGAAGACTAGCGGAGCGCGCTTTCCCGAATTGGTTGGCAGGAAGGGACTATTATGAAGAAATCTTTGAAGAAACTCGTTCTCCGTGGGTCCGGCAGCAGGGAGCGCTTTATCTAAGTCGGAAAGAACAGCATCAGCTTGCGTTCCAGTGGATCGATCAAGCTGTAAATATGACAAATTATGACATCTGGAGCATTAGAAACTCTCACGCTGTGATACTGTATCGCGCGAACATTAACCAGAATCCTAGCAATCCGACTGTACAAGAGAGTCTGAAGAATAGCATGCAAATCTTGGCTAGATGCTATTCGTCGGACAAGCGCAAACTATTTCATGCTCTCACTTTTGCCGAGCAAGCGATTGGTTATCGAGATGTTTTCGGTTTGACGCGAGAGGCCAAAGAGTACTTAGAACAGGCAAACTTATGGCTGGAGGAAGAGGCTTCGCTTCAAAGCACGAATCGCGTTCGAGTATTGAGAAAGCAAATTCGCGAAAAGCTAAGTAACACAATTCAAACTGATAGATGA
- the leuS gene encoding leucine--tRNA ligase, whose product MTKPISEQPYPFAEIESRWQKWWEENGTYKFNWHAKKPKHYVLTMFSYPSGDKLHMGHWYCYAPTDSYARFKRMQGYEVFEPMGFDSFGLPAENYAIKTGIHPAISTANNIRFMREQLKKIGAMYDWDYEVVTSSPDYYKWTQWWFLLMYKRGLAYQKDALVNWCPNCQTVLANEQVGADNLCERCDTMVERRKMRQWFFRISDYNQRLLDGLDTIDWPEKTKAMQRYWIGKSEGTEIVFPVSNSDLRIEAFTTRADTLFGVTYVVLAPEHSLVKEITTAEQRGAVEKYVKMALSLSEVDRQVVDRPKTGVFTGAYATHPLTGEALPVWVADYVIGSYGTGAVMAVPAHDTRDFEFAKTYKLPIKEVIAEAKSDQEKAKRADGAFTNYGVMFDSGEFSGMTSEEGIRAVGRKLESLGLGKPTVTWHLRDWTVSRQRYWGAPIPMVHCPKCGIVPVPEDELPVLLPEDVTEYKPKGKSPLASVESFIRTTCPNCNGPAERDPDTMDTFVCSSWYYLRYPDARLDNAPFNREHLKEMFPVHQYVGGPEHAMGHLIYSRFFGKVAKDAGWFPYEEPFTRLIHQGIILRGGQRMSKSKGNTVAPEPVLERVGSDVLRCYLMFSGDYTEGGEWTEGGITGIERFIARVWRLGMAVCTSTETTEEAIPRDVEQRLHKTIEAVGHDLQAFSFNTQLARLMELTNAIYGWVGSDLQGVKSSPAKVQVIETLVKLVAPSAPHLAEELWSRLGHIGTVFDEAWPAYDAKKAKSDTVTIAVQINGKLRDTFEAPAEASKHELEQGALGLEKVKAQLEGKQLAKAIVVPGKIVNLVVKG is encoded by the coding sequence ATGACTAAACCCATATCCGAACAGCCGTACCCGTTTGCTGAGATTGAATCCCGCTGGCAGAAGTGGTGGGAAGAGAACGGGACGTATAAGTTCAATTGGCACGCAAAAAAGCCGAAGCACTATGTGCTGACGATGTTCTCGTATCCTTCGGGGGACAAGCTGCATATGGGGCACTGGTATTGCTATGCGCCGACGGACAGCTATGCGCGGTTCAAGCGGATGCAGGGATATGAGGTATTCGAGCCGATGGGGTTTGACTCGTTCGGTCTGCCCGCAGAGAATTATGCTATCAAGACGGGGATTCATCCGGCCATCTCGACGGCGAATAACATTCGCTTCATGCGCGAGCAGCTCAAGAAGATCGGCGCGATGTACGACTGGGACTATGAGGTGGTGACGTCGTCGCCGGACTACTACAAGTGGACGCAGTGGTGGTTTTTGCTGATGTATAAGCGCGGGCTGGCCTATCAGAAAGACGCGCTGGTGAATTGGTGCCCGAACTGTCAGACCGTGCTGGCCAATGAGCAGGTCGGTGCGGACAACCTGTGCGAGCGGTGTGACACGATGGTCGAGCGGCGCAAGATGAGGCAATGGTTTTTCAGAATATCCGATTACAATCAAAGATTGCTGGACGGGCTTGATACGATTGACTGGCCGGAGAAGACGAAGGCCATGCAGCGGTACTGGATCGGGAAGTCGGAGGGGACGGAGATTGTGTTTCCCGTCTCGAACAGCGACCTGCGTATCGAAGCATTCACGACACGGGCGGATACATTGTTCGGTGTGACTTATGTCGTACTTGCACCGGAGCATTCGTTAGTGAAGGAGATTACGACTGCCGAGCAGAGGGGAGCGGTCGAAAAGTATGTGAAAATGGCTCTGAGTCTTTCAGAAGTGGATCGGCAGGTTGTGGATCGGCCCAAGACGGGGGTGTTTACGGGGGCATATGCAACGCATCCGCTGACAGGCGAAGCACTTCCGGTGTGGGTTGCAGACTATGTGATCGGGAGCTATGGAACCGGAGCGGTGATGGCCGTGCCGGCACATGACACGCGCGATTTCGAGTTCGCGAAGACGTATAAGCTGCCAATAAAGGAAGTGATTGCAGAAGCGAAGAGCGATCAGGAGAAGGCAAAAAGAGCGGATGGGGCCTTTACTAACTACGGTGTGATGTTTGACTCGGGTGAGTTCTCAGGAATGACTTCAGAAGAGGGAATTCGGGCGGTCGGGAGGAAGCTCGAATCTTTGGGATTGGGCAAGCCTACCGTGACATGGCACCTGCGCGACTGGACAGTGTCGCGGCAGCGCTATTGGGGGGCACCGATTCCGATGGTACACTGCCCGAAGTGTGGAATTGTGCCTGTGCCGGAAGACGAGTTGCCGGTACTCTTGCCGGAAGATGTGACAGAGTACAAGCCCAAAGGGAAGTCACCGCTGGCCAGCGTGGAGTCCTTTATCAGAACGACCTGCCCGAACTGCAACGGCCCGGCGGAACGCGATCCGGATACAATGGATACTTTTGTCTGCTCCTCGTGGTACTACCTCAGATATCCCGACGCACGGCTGGATAACGCGCCCTTCAATAGAGAACACTTGAAGGAGATGTTTCCGGTTCATCAATATGTTGGCGGTCCTGAGCACGCGATGGGACATCTGATTTACAGCCGATTCTTTGGGAAAGTCGCTAAAGATGCCGGTTGGTTCCCCTACGAAGAACCGTTCACAAGGTTGATTCATCAGGGCATTATTCTGAGGGGCGGACAGCGGATGTCGAAGTCGAAAGGGAACACCGTCGCGCCGGAGCCGGTGCTCGAACGTGTCGGCTCGGATGTGCTGCGCTGCTACTTGATGTTTTCGGGAGACTATACGGAGGGTGGCGAGTGGACTGAAGGCGGAATCACCGGAATTGAGAGGTTTATTGCCCGGGTTTGGAGGCTGGGGATGGCCGTCTGTACATCAACCGAGACGACTGAAGAGGCCATACCACGGGACGTTGAGCAAAGGCTCCACAAGACTATCGAAGCGGTTGGTCACGACCTTCAGGCGTTCTCATTCAATACTCAGCTTGCGAGGTTAATGGAGCTGACGAACGCGATATATGGCTGGGTGGGATCAGATCTTCAAGGCGTGAAGTCGAGTCCGGCCAAGGTTCAGGTTATAGAAACGCTTGTCAAACTTGTGGCACCATCCGCGCCGCACTTGGCCGAGGAACTATGGAGCCGACTGGGACACATCGGGACTGTCTTTGACGAAGCCTGGCCCGCGTATGATGCCAAGAAAGCCAAATCTGATACTGTGACAATTGCTGTACAGATCAACGGGAAACTGCGCGATACTTTTGAGGCACCTGCGGAGGCCTCGAAGCATGAACTTGAGCAAGGTGCGCTGGGACTTGAGAAGGTCAAGGCACAGCTCGAAGGGAAGCAGCTTGCTAAAGCGATCGTCGTGCCGGGGAAGATTGTCAATCTGGTCGTGAAGGGGTAA